In a single window of the Dysgonomonas mossii genome:
- a CDS encoding DUF4870 domain-containing protein has product MDKYEDLRILEDLRSKGAISEEEYQREKDKILNSSFSGQTKNSLGMEENTYLMLMHLSQFAGFIIAGLGFVIPIVMWLVNADKSEAVSRHGKNIANFMLSMLIYIVISIILCLVLIGIPMLIALGIIEIVFIIIAALKANNGEYWKYPLSIPFFT; this is encoded by the coding sequence ATGGATAAATATGAGGATTTGAGAATATTGGAAGATCTAAGATCGAAAGGAGCCATATCAGAAGAAGAATATCAAAGGGAAAAGGATAAAATCCTGAATTCCTCTTTTAGTGGCCAAACGAAAAATTCACTCGGTATGGAAGAAAACACATACTTGATGTTGATGCACCTTTCTCAGTTTGCCGGCTTCATTATTGCCGGCTTGGGTTTTGTTATCCCAATTGTGATGTGGTTGGTTAATGCAGATAAGAGTGAGGCTGTAAGCAGGCATGGCAAGAATATCGCCAACTTTATGTTGAGTATGCTTATCTATATAGTTATATCAATCATACTTTGTCTCGTCCTTATTGGTATACCTATGCTTATCGCTTTAGGAATAATTGAGATTGTGTTCATTATTATTGCTGCCTTAAAAGCCAATAATGGAGAGTATTGGAAATATCCTCTAAGCATACCGTTTTTTACCTGA
- a CDS encoding glycoside hydrolase family 20 protein, which translates to MRKTLKTICYFLLVTATLAGCENKIPLKANYEVIPLPQSITLAGNESFTLNSNTQISYSKGDEIQKQTAEFLSEYLKLSTGLSLKVTDKKVSENSIILKADYQGEKSESYSLIVNSKQIIINGKDNAGTFYGVQTLRKSIPEDASNSTIIFPAVEIKDYPRFEYRGMMLDVGRHMFPVEFIKKYIDILALHNMNRFHWHLTDDQGWRIEIKKYPELTKVGSQRAQTVIGRNSAKYDGKPYGGYYTQEQIKEIVAYAQKRFITIVPEIDLPGHMLAALSAYPNLGCTGGPYKVGESWGVFDDVLCAGNEEIYTFLENVYSELIELFPSKLIHVGGDECPKVRWKECPKCQAKIKELGLKGDAKHTKEDMLQSYVISRMEKFLNSKGREIIGWDEILEGGLAPNAKVMSWRGMEGGASAAKMKHEAVMTPTSHLYFDYYQTDDTTGEPLAFGGFVSVKKVYSFEPVPSELTAEESKYIIGTQANLWTEYVVDSKQAEYMVLPRAAALSEVQWTMPEKKNYEFFLPRLGKLMDLYKKLDYNFATHVVDISSEIIQDVAKGVVNVKLFTYDNAPIYYTLDGSTPSTKSIKYEHPIEISTTATIKAIAFRDKEQSKEYTESFEFNKATFKNIKLENAPHKNYTYNGAITLVNGKRGGTSHANGEWLGFYNTDFVATIDMKEPTEMSEVTTGTFVSPGSWIFGATGYIVSLSEDGESFKQVFEEKYPIVDKDSPSDRVQDLVAKFPTQKARYVKITAKVTKSIPEWHVGKGSPSFVFVDEIIIE; encoded by the coding sequence ATGAGAAAAACCCTTAAAACCATTTGTTATTTTTTACTTGTAACCGCTACATTAGCCGGATGCGAGAACAAAATTCCACTAAAGGCTAATTACGAGGTTATACCATTACCTCAAAGTATAACTTTGGCGGGAAATGAAAGTTTCACGTTAAATAGTAATACTCAGATTAGTTATTCGAAAGGCGATGAGATACAAAAGCAAACAGCCGAATTTCTGTCCGAGTACCTCAAATTGAGTACAGGTTTGAGCCTAAAAGTAACAGATAAAAAAGTATCTGAAAACTCGATTATACTGAAAGCTGATTATCAGGGAGAGAAGTCTGAATCATACAGTCTTATTGTAAACAGCAAACAGATAATCATTAATGGGAAAGACAATGCCGGAACATTTTACGGAGTACAAACATTAAGAAAATCGATCCCCGAAGATGCATCAAACAGTACAATCATCTTTCCGGCTGTAGAAATAAAGGATTACCCACGTTTCGAATACCGAGGAATGATGCTTGACGTAGGTCGCCATATGTTTCCTGTAGAGTTTATAAAAAAATATATAGATATCTTAGCTCTACACAACATGAACCGTTTTCACTGGCACCTTACTGATGATCAGGGATGGAGAATAGAAATAAAAAAATATCCCGAACTCACCAAGGTAGGGTCTCAACGTGCTCAAACTGTTATCGGAAGAAACTCTGCTAAGTATGATGGAAAACCTTATGGGGGTTATTATACACAGGAGCAAATAAAAGAGATAGTAGCGTACGCTCAGAAACGTTTTATAACTATTGTTCCGGAAATAGACCTTCCGGGCCATATGTTGGCAGCATTATCAGCCTATCCTAATCTTGGTTGTACAGGAGGCCCATATAAGGTGGGTGAATCTTGGGGTGTATTTGACGATGTGCTATGTGCCGGTAATGAAGAGATATACACTTTCCTGGAGAATGTATATTCTGAGCTTATAGAGCTATTCCCATCTAAACTTATACATGTAGGTGGTGATGAATGTCCTAAAGTGAGATGGAAGGAATGTCCTAAATGTCAGGCTAAAATTAAAGAATTAGGACTTAAAGGAGATGCAAAACATACGAAAGAAGACATGCTACAAAGCTATGTAATATCTCGTATGGAGAAATTCTTGAATAGTAAAGGACGTGAAATCATTGGTTGGGATGAAATACTCGAAGGAGGATTAGCCCCTAATGCTAAAGTCATGTCGTGGAGAGGTATGGAAGGCGGTGCATCTGCTGCAAAAATGAAACATGAAGCAGTGATGACTCCTACATCTCATTTATATTTCGATTATTATCAGACAGATGACACAACGGGAGAACCTCTTGCTTTCGGCGGATTTGTTTCTGTAAAGAAAGTATATAGCTTCGAACCTGTTCCTAGTGAACTTACAGCGGAAGAAAGCAAATATATAATAGGTACTCAGGCTAACTTATGGACAGAGTATGTAGTAGACTCTAAACAGGCAGAATATATGGTATTGCCTAGAGCTGCGGCATTAAGCGAAGTGCAATGGACAATGCCGGAAAAGAAAAACTATGAATTTTTCCTGCCTCGCCTTGGCAAATTGATGGACCTATATAAAAAGCTGGATTACAACTTTGCAACGCATGTAGTAGACATTAGTTCCGAAATTATTCAAGATGTTGCTAAAGGTGTAGTGAATGTAAAACTTTTCACCTATGATAACGCTCCTATATACTATACTCTAGATGGTAGTACACCATCGACTAAGAGTATAAAATATGAGCACCCTATTGAGATTAGTACAACAGCAACTATAAAGGCTATAGCATTCAGAGACAAGGAACAAAGTAAAGAATATACCGAATCTTTTGAGTTCAATAAAGCCACATTCAAAAACATCAAACTGGAGAATGCCCCTCATAAAAATTATACTTACAACGGAGCAATCACGTTGGTAAATGGAAAAAGAGGCGGTACTTCTCACGCGAATGGTGAATGGCTCGGTTTTTATAATACAGATTTCGTTGCAACTATTGACATGAAAGAACCGACAGAAATGTCAGAGGTTACTACCGGGACTTTTGTTAGTCCGGGATCGTGGATTTTTGGAGCAACAGGATATATTGTATCTCTTTCTGAAGATGGAGAATCTTTCAAACAAGTGTTCGAAGAAAAATATCCAATTGTGGATAAAGATAGCCCGAGTGACAGAGTGCAGGATTTAGTAGCGAAATTTCCAACACAGAAAGCTCGTTATGTAAAAATAACAGCAAAAGTTACCAAGTCAATCCCTGAATGGCACGTAGGGAAAGGAAGCCCTTCATTCGTATTTGTAGACGAGATAATCATTGAATAA
- a CDS encoding PIG-L deacetylase family protein produces MYVFISPHFDDAIGSSGGVINRLVESGEECCVMTIMTAIPWYHPKYAYYVLHRQSENRNAAKALKCSVKNAPFLDVVYRKGMRKQMKQAKKKLFTVEITEYDLIEKIRYYILINTKSDDILIAPAGLGNHIDHRIVNIAVQGLDRRVYLYEEFYYDIDRH; encoded by the coding sequence ATGTATGTATTTATATCTCCACATTTTGACGATGCCATAGGGTCGTCCGGAGGTGTTATAAACAGACTCGTTGAATCTGGAGAAGAATGTTGCGTAATGACTATTATGACAGCGATACCATGGTATCATCCCAAATATGCATATTATGTATTACACAGACAATCTGAAAACAGGAATGCAGCCAAGGCATTAAAATGCAGTGTAAAAAATGCCCCGTTTCTGGATGTTGTATATAGAAAAGGGATGAGAAAACAGATGAAGCAGGCGAAGAAAAAGTTATTCACAGTAGAAATTACAGAGTATGATTTGATTGAAAAGATCCGATATTATATTCTGATAAATACAAAGTCTGATGATATATTGATTGCTCCTGCAGGACTGGGTAATCATATAGATCACCGTATCGTAAATATTGCGGTTCAGGGTCTCGATAGACGTGTTTATTTATACGAAGAATTCTATTATGATATTGATCGCCATTGA
- the hisF gene encoding imidazole glycerol phosphate synthase subunit HisF, which translates to MLAKRIIPCLDVKDGKTVKGTNFVNLREAGDPVELGVRYSEQGADELVFLDITASHEERKTFIDLVKRIAANINIPFTIGGGINELSDVDRLLNAGADKISVNSTAIRNPKIIEEIAKNFGSQVCVCAIDASLKDGLWSCYTSGGRNKTDKELFSWAKEVENLGAGEILFTSMDHDGVKTGYANEALRMLSETLNIPIIASGGAGNMQHFRDVFVEGKADAALAASVFHFGEIAIKDLKEYLKKENINVR; encoded by the coding sequence ATGTTAGCAAAAAGAATTATACCTTGTCTTGATGTAAAAGATGGGAAAACCGTAAAAGGGACGAACTTTGTAAATCTCAGAGAAGCCGGAGATCCGGTCGAATTGGGAGTACGTTATAGTGAGCAAGGAGCGGATGAATTGGTCTTTCTTGATATCACAGCGTCGCACGAAGAACGTAAAACTTTTATAGATCTAGTTAAGCGCATTGCTGCAAATATTAATATTCCTTTTACTATAGGTGGTGGTATTAATGAGCTTTCTGATGTAGACAGACTTTTGAATGCGGGAGCTGATAAGATATCAGTAAATTCTACGGCTATCAGAAATCCGAAGATAATAGAAGAGATAGCCAAGAATTTTGGTTCTCAGGTATGTGTGTGTGCGATAGATGCCAGCCTCAAAGATGGACTGTGGTCTTGCTATACGAGTGGTGGACGCAACAAGACTGATAAAGAACTCTTCTCGTGGGCAAAGGAAGTTGAAAATTTAGGCGCAGGAGAGATTCTATTTACTAGTATGGATCACGATGGGGTGAAGACAGGCTATGCGAATGAAGCTTTACGCATGTTATCCGAAACATTAAATATCCCCATCATCGCATCCGGAGGCGCAGGGAATATGCAACATTTTCGGGATGTCTTTGTGGAAGGTAAAGCCGATGCAGCACTTGCAGCGAGTGTTTTTCATTTTGGGGAGATTGCAATAAAAGATTTGAAAGAGTATTTGAAAAAAGAAAATATAAATGTAAGATGA
- the hisIE gene encoding bifunctional phosphoribosyl-AMP cyclohydrolase/phosphoribosyl-ATP diphosphatase HisIE, which translates to MKLDFDKVGGLIPAIIQDNVTNKVLMLGYMNEEALNKTQETGKVTFFSRTKQRLWTKGEESGNFLHVISIKDDCDHDTLLIKVNPVGPVCHTGADTCFEEDNKEDILFFKYLQHFIEKRYKEMPEGSYTTSLFQSGINRMAQKVGEEALESVIEACNGTDDRLIYESADMLYHLIVLLTSKGLSIEDLARELQKRHKK; encoded by the coding sequence ATGAAACTTGATTTCGATAAAGTGGGTGGACTTATCCCTGCAATTATACAAGATAATGTAACAAACAAAGTTCTAATGCTGGGTTACATGAACGAAGAGGCTCTGAATAAAACTCAGGAGACAGGAAAGGTTACATTCTTCAGCCGTACGAAACAACGTTTGTGGACAAAAGGAGAAGAGAGTGGAAACTTTCTTCATGTAATTAGTATAAAAGACGATTGCGATCATGATACGCTACTCATTAAGGTGAATCCTGTTGGCCCTGTGTGTCATACAGGTGCTGATACCTGCTTTGAGGAGGATAATAAAGAAGATATTCTTTTCTTTAAATATCTGCAGCATTTTATAGAGAAACGTTACAAAGAAATGCCCGAAGGCTCATATACAACATCTCTTTTTCAGTCAGGAATAAACCGTATGGCTCAGAAAGTGGGAGAGGAGGCATTAGAATCTGTAATAGAAGCATGTAATGGTACTGATGATCGCCTGATTTATGAATCTGCCGATATGCTTTATCATTTGATTGTTTTGCTAACATCAAAAGGTTTGAGTATTGAAGATTTAGCTAGAGAGCTTCAAAAGAGGCATAAGAAATAA
- a CDS encoding YecH family metal-binding protein: protein MEQLHAHEVLHMMEGNNYTESSLKEAIIEQFGKDQKFYACSAEDMDIDELIVFLKNKGKFMPSNDNGFTVDVSKVCSH, encoded by the coding sequence ATGGAACAATTGCATGCTCATGAAGTACTTCATATGATGGAAGGAAATAATTACACGGAGTCTTCTTTAAAGGAAGCCATTATTGAACAATTTGGTAAAGATCAAAAGTTTTATGCTTGTTCAGCAGAAGATATGGATATTGATGAATTAATAGTGTTTTTAAAGAATAAAGGAAAATTTATGCCTTCAAATGATAATGGATTTACTGTAGATGTAAGTAAAGTTTGTAGTCATTAG
- the hisA gene encoding 1-(5-phosphoribosyl)-5-[(5-phosphoribosylamino)methylideneamino]imidazole-4-carboxamide isomerase → MIEIIPAIDLIDGKCVRLSQGDYEAKKVYNEDPLEVAKMFEGAGIRRLHLVDLDGAKTKHIVNQSVLEKIASNTSLIIDFGGGVQSDEDIEIAFNSGASMVTGGSIAVRNQELFTSWITKYGADKIILGADCKDHKIAVSGWQEATSVEVIPFIGDYNRKGISKVVCTDISKDGMLQGPSIDLYKDILNVFPNLYLIASGGVSCFQDILDLEKSGVPAVILGKAIYENRVTLKELSRR, encoded by the coding sequence ATGATAGAAATAATTCCGGCTATAGATCTCATTGATGGGAAGTGTGTACGCCTTTCGCAAGGAGACTATGAAGCCAAAAAAGTATATAATGAAGACCCCTTGGAGGTTGCCAAAATGTTTGAAGGTGCCGGTATTCGGCGCTTACATTTGGTAGACCTTGATGGAGCTAAGACAAAGCATATAGTCAATCAATCAGTATTGGAGAAAATCGCATCCAACACATCTCTTATCATTGATTTTGGAGGAGGTGTGCAAAGTGATGAGGATATTGAAATCGCTTTTAATTCGGGCGCATCGATGGTTACCGGAGGCAGCATTGCTGTCAGAAATCAGGAGCTTTTTACTTCTTGGATAACCAAATATGGAGCAGACAAGATTATCCTTGGTGCCGATTGTAAAGATCATAAGATTGCCGTATCGGGTTGGCAGGAAGCAACCTCAGTTGAGGTAATACCTTTTATCGGCGATTATAACCGAAAAGGCATCTCGAAAGTTGTTTGTACCGATATAAGCAAAGATGGTATGTTACAGGGGCCATCAATTGATTTGTATAAGGATATATTAAATGTTTTTCCGAATTTGTATCTCATTGCCAGTGGTGGTGTCAGTTGTTTTCAAGACATACTTGATTTAGAAAAATCGGGAGTGCCTGCCGTTATTTTAGGAAAGGCTATTTATGAGAATAGAGTAACACTAAAGGAACTGAGTAGGAGATAA
- a CDS encoding cell division ATP-binding protein FtsE has product MDTEKEVIVKYEGVDLERDGNTILSDINLTIREGDFVYLIGKVGSGKSTLLKSMYHEIPLVRGTGKVLDYELENIKKKQIPYLRRKVGIVFQDFQLLIDRSAEKNLEFVLRATGWKNKDLISLRINEVLTQVGMQNKGYKMPHELSGGEQQRIVIARALLNSPEVILADEPTGNLDPEMGGQIVQLLHTIAGNGTAVVMSTHNYAVVQKYPGRIVKCEDGYLKEVKTSQGN; this is encoded by the coding sequence ATGGATACAGAAAAAGAAGTAATTGTAAAATACGAAGGAGTTGATCTCGAACGAGATGGCAACACAATATTAAGTGATATTAATCTGACTATCAGAGAAGGAGATTTTGTTTATCTGATTGGCAAAGTTGGTTCAGGGAAAAGTACTCTTCTCAAAAGTATGTATCATGAGATACCTTTAGTTAGAGGTACAGGAAAAGTCTTGGACTATGAGTTAGAAAATATCAAAAAGAAACAAATTCCTTACCTGAGAAGAAAGGTCGGTATTGTTTTTCAGGATTTTCAATTATTGATCGATCGCTCGGCAGAAAAGAATCTTGAATTTGTATTACGGGCTACCGGATGGAAAAACAAAGATTTAATAAGTCTACGGATTAATGAAGTACTGACTCAGGTTGGTATGCAAAATAAAGGCTATAAAATGCCCCATGAGCTTTCGGGTGGTGAACAGCAACGAATTGTTATTGCTCGAGCTCTACTCAACTCACCGGAGGTTATATTGGCTGATGAGCCAACCGGAAACTTAGATCCTGAGATGGGGGGGCAGATTGTTCAATTACTTCATACCATAGCAGGAAATGGTACGGCTGTAGTCATGTCGACGCATAATTATGCCGTTGTACAAAAATATCCCGGGCGCATCGTAAAATGCGAAGACGGTTACTTGAAAGAAGTAAAAACCAGCCAAGGGAATTAA
- a CDS encoding GNAT family N-acetyltransferase has product MEIKELDISNHAEVSFIENLYIESFPLSERRPFEKMLDLHKGKSPFVISVTIEDGKLVGFLTYWDLDKFIFAEHFAISPDFRNGGYGRKVMELFMQASRPIILEVELPTTILSERRVGFYQRLGFRLWENVQYQQPAYHNDGNAIPMKLMSYGDIDIERNLVDIRSKIYSVVYNC; this is encoded by the coding sequence ATGGAGATTAAGGAATTAGATATATCAAATCATGCAGAGGTTTCGTTTATAGAAAATCTTTATATCGAATCTTTTCCTCTTAGCGAACGACGCCCTTTCGAGAAAATGCTGGATTTGCATAAAGGCAAGAGCCCATTTGTTATATCTGTTACGATAGAAGATGGTAAATTAGTTGGTTTTCTCACATATTGGGACTTAGATAAATTTATTTTTGCAGAACACTTTGCTATTTCACCCGACTTCCGAAATGGAGGTTACGGACGTAAAGTGATGGAGTTGTTTATGCAAGCCTCTAGGCCTATAATTCTTGAAGTAGAACTTCCTACGACTATATTATCCGAGCGCCGTGTTGGTTTCTATCAGCGTTTAGGATTCAGATTGTGGGAGAATGTACAATATCAACAACCGGCTTATCATAATGATGGGAATGCCATTCCGATGAAACTAATGTCTTACGGAGATATTGATATTGAGCGTAACTTGGTAGATATTCGCAGTAAAATATATAGTGTTGTGTATAACTGTTGA